The sequence below is a genomic window from Bacteroidota bacterium.
TGATCTTCGACCCCTTCGAGACGCCACCGCTGCCTGGTCTGCCGCCGCTTATCCAACCTGACCGTGAGCCCGAGCCGGAAGAGCCGAGCTACTTCATCATTGTGGAGGACCAACCCCAACTCCTTCCAAACGAGCAGGAAGCGATGACGGCTCTGCAAGGCTGCATCCGCTATCCCGAGATGGCGAAGCTCACCGGCATCCAAGGACGCGTGTTCGTCCAGCTCGTCGTGGACGAGCGCGGAAACGTCACCGAGCCTCAGGTCGCGCGCGGCATCGGCGGCGGGGCCGACGAGGAGGCCGTGCGCTGCGTGCGCACACTTCGCTTCCGTCCCGGCATGCAGCGAGGCCGCCCGGTGAAGGTCCAGTTCTCGCTCCCCGTCACGTTCCGCCTGCGCTGACGCCGAGGCAACGGCGACGACGTTCAAGCGGGCTCAGCGGCGGTAAAACTGCCGCCCGGCGAGCTGCCCGACATGGCCGC
It includes:
- a CDS encoding energy transducer TonB, with translation MSVRKTPRADLKRHYPVVLQVGALLALGVVLAAFTTPYRAANSFEVLDSPIERVELEDIEITRHELPPPPPPKPPAPVEVPNTGVEDPDLDIEVIFDPFETPPLPGLPPLIQPDREPEPEEPSYFIIVEDQPQLLPNEQEAMTALQGCIRYPEMAKLTGIQGRVFVQLVVDERGNVTEPQVARGIGGGADEEAVRCVRTLRFRPGMQRGRPVKVQFSLPVTFRLR